The genomic interval CCGACGATCTGGATCCGGTTGCCCCAGGGATCGAGGAAATCGAGAAACCGGTCGGAGACGGTCTCCACGCCCAGCGTCTCAACCGCCCGTCGCGCCGCATCCTTGTCATCGACGACCAGCCCGAAATGCCGCTCTCGGTCGCGCGCGCTATCAGGCGCCTCTGCCAAGGCGATGAACTGGTCGCCGAGGTCGATGAAGGCCATCTTTTCGCTTTTGCTGCGCAGCGTGAAGTTCAGGAAGCTGCCGTAGAACGCC from Dichotomicrobium thermohalophilum carries:
- a CDS encoding VOC family protein, producing MTEAKKATAVGINHVALEVGDIDEALAFYGSFLNFTLRSKSEKMAFIDLGDQFIALAEAPDSARDRERHFGLVVDDKDAARRAVETLGVETVSDRFLDFLDPWGNRIQIVGYEDIQFTKAPHVLRGMGLESLSKTESAIRALAEKGMAPQGQDSS